Proteins encoded in a region of the Scomber scombrus chromosome 16, fScoSco1.1, whole genome shotgun sequence genome:
- the slc52a2 gene encoding solute carrier family 52, riboflavin transporter, member 2, protein MSGSWWSSETVTHGLMALFAVGSWISVNSLWVELPVVVRVLPEGWNLPAYLSVLIAFGNLGPIAVTITHHCAPGRLNERVVIHCIQVLAVVASAFLAIFWSQTATIAGEERSLPFLILTFVLAFVCCTSNVTFLPFMFSYPPRYVRTFFIGQGLSALFPCIVALGQGVSKLECKTVNGTVQPHYLKENFPAQNFFWFLFVMLFVSALSFLALTRRQTTSEQYAPPQEPDNAAVTKNVEETHPLNNGGTPVSEEQVQVAFPPPAPQTFWTQHNIYLLALLAVSNALTNGVLPSIQSFSCLPYGSMTFHLSVVLGNIANPLACFLAMFFVMRSPTGLGILSLGGGVFAAYLIALAARSPCPPLLGNPSGVALVVISWIIFTGLFSYLKVVIGTLLHEAGHAALLWCGISIQAGSLIGALTMYPLVNIYQVFARAEECGDDKCS, encoded by the exons ATGTCCGGCAGCTGGTGGAGCAGTGAGACGGTGACCCACGGACTAATGGCTCTGTTCGCCGTGGGCTCCTGGATATCCGTAAACAGTCTGTGGGTCGAGCTCCCGGTGGTGGTCAGGGTGCTCCCCGAAG GGTGGAACCTGCCTGCCTACCTCTCAGTGCTGATAGCGTTTGGGAACCTGGGCCCGATAGCAGTGACCATCACACACCACTGTGCTCCGGGACGATTAAATGAGCGTGTCGTCATCCACTGCATCCAGGTTCTGGCAGTGGTGGCATCTGCTTTTCTGGCTATCTTCTGGTCACAAACTGCCACAATAGCCGGAGAGGAGAGGTCCCTGCCCTTCCTGATCTTAACCTTTGTTTTGGCTTTCGTGTGCTGTACTTCCAACGTCACCTTCCTGCCTTTTATGTTCAGCTACCCTCCTCGGTATGTCCGTACATTCTTCATCGGTCAGGGTTTAAGTGCATTGTTCCCTTGCATCGTGGCTTTAGGACAAGGTGTTAGCAAGCTGGAGTGTAAAACTGTAAACGGCACGGTGCAGCCACACTATTTAAAAGAGAACTTTCCGGCTCAGAACTTCTTCTGGTTCTTGTTTGTCATGCTGTTCGTCTCAGCACTAAGTTTTCTGGCTTTGACACGAAGACAGACAACGTCGGAGCAGTATGCACCGCCACAGGAACCTGACAACGCAGCGGTGACAAAGAATGTAGAGGAGACTCACCCGCTTAACAACGGAGGGACGCCAGTGTCTGAGGAGCAGGTGCAAGTGGCTtttcctccacctgctcctcagACATTTTGGACACAACACAACATCTACCTGCTGGCGCTGCTTGCTGTCTCCAATGCCCTCACCAACGGGGTCCTGCCTTCTATCCAGAGTTTCTCCTGTCTGCCTTATGGCTCCATGACCTTTCACCTCTCTGTGGTGCTTGGCAACATAGCAAACCCCCTGGCCTGCTTTCTAGCTATGTTTTTTGTCATGAG GTCCCCCACTGGTCTGGGCATTTTGTCTTTAGGAGGTGGAGTATTTGCTGCGTATCTCATTGCTTTAGCAGCACGCAGCCCCTGCCCTCCCCTCCTGGGAAACCCCTCTGGTGTGGCTTTAGTG GTCATCTCCTGGATTATTTTCACTGGCCTCTTCTCCTATCTGAAGGTGGTGATTGGGACTCTGCTTCACGAGGCGGGCCATGCCGCCCTGCTGTGGTGCGGCATCTCAATTCAGGCCGGCTCTCTAATCGGGGCCCTCACCATGTATCCCCTGGTCAACATCTATCAAGTGTTTGCCAGGGCTGAGGAATGTGGTGATGATAAATGCAGTTAG